Below is a window of Coregonus clupeaformis isolate EN_2021a chromosome 15, ASM2061545v1, whole genome shotgun sequence DNA.
GAGAAGTGAGTGAGAACACAACCACACTAATTTGCATATGATGAGACACAGACCTCTGTTCTTATCAATGCTTTCCTGTGAACAAACGTTTAAACGAACGacactctctttttttctctcccccctctctcactccctctctctctttctctctctctctctctctctctctctctctctctctctctctctctctctctctctctctctctctctctctctctccccctctctcactccctctctctctctctctctctctctctctctctctctctctctctctctctctctctctctctcgccccctctcaatctctctctatctctctctctctctctctctctctctctctctctctctctctctctctctctctctctctctctctctctctctctctctctctcgctctctctctctcccccctctccaagGTACAGAATGAGAAACAAGAAGATCAGTGGCGTAGGCCGGTCCTTCCCCCTAGCCCAGGGGAGTATGGGTAGTGAGGGAGGCGACTCAGGAGAGGAGGCGTGCGCTGGGGGACTAAAGGGCTCAGACAAGGTGGGGTTGGGGTCCCTAACGGAGCGGTCCACACACCCCCAGCTCATCCCCAGGGGAGGCGACATGATGGAagagatgaagagggagaggTCTGTTCTTAACGGATCCAATGGATTCACAGGCTCCAGCCGCTCCTCATCTGGCTCTATGGAACAGTAAGACACTTTCACTTACTGACTGTGGTTTCACCTACTGACTGTGGTTTTCACCTACTGTGTATCgttattcatgatgatgactcACTACTGAATGAGTATTAAACATTAAAGCTGAAAGTGGGATGTTTCAGCTGGCTTTAATGTGTAATCTGGATTTAGCGAGACCTGTTGTATCTCTAGTctgacatcctctctctctctctctctctctctctctctctctctctctctctctatcaggaaGTCTGTTTCTCCTCCAAAGACACCTGTCAACCACTCCTCAGCTCCTTCTCCCCATGGAATGGGGTCTAGGGTAGAGTGTGGCTCTGGTCATCCCAAACAAGGGCACTTCCTAATGAGAGGACCCCCTCCCCAGCCTCCTCCCCACCAGCCTCAGTCCTCTGAACTGTACTACCAGGACCCCCGACCTCCCTACGACACACAGCCCTACCAGCCAGCCAGTGAGTAGAGCCATGGCACCACATTTCAGAGACAGTGTTTATATAATTAAATTAACAGAGGCAAAACACAATAATCAGCAACTCAGATAACACTGACTGGTAATAGTGCTGGATTTAGTTAACTGCTCATTTGCATTTGTGTCAGTCATTCTATTCAACACTTTTTATTATTGCTTTTTAATGAATGCAACATAGAAGTGAAGTGATTCAATCTTTCATTTGTTCCTGGGCCTTTTTGTATACTCTTTCATCATTGAAATACTGTTTAAAACAACCTTTTCTAGACTCAATGAtgttctctgtccctccctgctcCTCTAGGTAACTACTACACCTCTACAATGCACCCCCACAAACCCTGCATGGCCCGCTTCCTGCGTTCCAGCCACGTCCTCGAGTCCTCTCTGCCGCCTTCCATGGCCCCTCCGTACTCCGAGCAGCACCCCTCCTTCCCCCAACCACGGGAGCGCGCGGGTCCTTCTCCCTACGGCCCCCCACCGGCCCCCCAGTACGGGCCCCTGGCCCCGGCCCATGGTGGCTACGCCCCACTGTATGACAGCCGGCGTATATGGAGGCCCCAGCTGTACCACCGTGAGGATGCCAGGAGTAACTCCCTGCCTCCAGAGGTGCTGCACTCCTCTGTGTACCAGCCCCCCCTCCGAGAGCGCTATGCCTCCCTGGACAGCCCCTACTGCTCAGCAGGAGAGCACAGAGCAGCGCTACACAGGGTACGGGTACAGTATAGCCGCCTTCACACACATGCTCCAGCCACCACCTCCACATGCACACTCCTTAACACGGCTAGCTTTATCATGTCTTTCCCAtcctcctgcctctcctcccaCTCAGCTCAGCAAACTCATTCTCACCCacatcttctcttcctcctcctccgcctcccctcttcctcctattCATTCGACTTTTGAAGGCTATGATTAATGTTGTTGTAGATGTTTATTGTACATGGGGGAACTCTCACCCAATCCTAACCCTCTCTTTACCtatttccttctctccttctctccttctctccttctctccccctctctctctctctctctctctctctctctctctctctctctccaggactcTTATGGGCGTGTTCCTCTTGGATACGAGGATCTGTTCAAGCGGAAACAGGAGCAATGGGCACACCATCACCACGTCAACATGAACAGGTCCTCCCAGTCCTCCCCCGTCTTCACCGTAGACTTTGGTGCAGAGGTACGTAGGCCTGCACGCACGCAGAGTGTGTTTGTGCATacattatgagagagagagagaggcatataATGACAGTTTGTGCATAGAACAAGAGTGAATGGCATACTATAATCAGTTTTATCCACTCTTTTGCCCCATGAAATCAAGGTCTAGAAATGCTCAcaaatacagtactgtatatgttGTTTGTGTGGGTTTTGATTCTGGTCCAAAATATGTGTTGAATACAAAGCTATTTTAGAGTGTGACTGTTGCTGGGCAACTGGTAGCTAAAGCATAGATAGTCGCAGTATGTTTTTTGGAGTCCTCTGGGAGAGACAAAAGCAACGATATTAATCAAATACAGTATCAACCTTTCACTTGTTTTTTTaactttctctcctccttctctccatccttccttactctctctctctctctctctctctctctctctctctctctctctctctctctctctctctctctctctctctctctctctctccctctctctctctctctctctctctctctctccctctccctccctctccctctctctcctctctctctctctctctctctctccctctccctctctctctctctctctctctctctctctctctctctctctctctctccctccctccctcctccctccctccctccctcctctctctctatcagcatGACAGTGGAGGTGATCAGTGTATGAACTGTAAGTACCGtggagaggagagtctggcccaCTACTCTCCCTGGTCCTGTGGAACCATCAGTACCTGCATCAGCCCCTTTGAACCAGAGCATCACAACGCCTCAGCTCACTCCTGCTCCCAACACTCAGTGAGTCTAaccacatacacacgcacacgcttgtAAAAAACTAAACATAAATCAACTCATATATCAACCACACACCCTCTTAGAAACAAAACTATATATCAACTCATATATCAACCACACACCCTCTTAGAAACAAAACTATATATCAACTCAGACTCATATTAATAAGCCCTAACGAACATAACAACATGACAAACACATTTTAGTGGGTACTGTACATCATGATGACTCATTGTCTCCACATTGAAGTATGGCTTGGAAAAAGTAATCAAATAGAAAGCTCAACCTAAAAGTTGAGAGAAATAATTAGTATGTATGTTCTTATGTAATGACTGTGACAAACACTAGTGCAACTTCCAATGACTTAACTATATCAAATGCTGTATCTTCCAGGCAGTAGATAATGGTGAAGGGAAACGGTGGCTACACACATTTGAGCCGTACCGCCGTCTGAAAGACGAGGACCCCATCATCCCATTTGGAGAGGGACCCATCATCTCTAAATGGGGGGCTATCTCCCGCGCCTCCCGTACAGGGTACCACACCACTGACCCTGTCCAGGCCACAGCCTGCCAGAGAAGCAACAGCACCACCCCCATCAACTTCAGAGGTGAGGAGGGGATAGTGGTGGCTAGGCTTTAGCTTAGTGGGTTAATACACTGTTCTGACAGACAGGAAACCTGGGTTCAAACCTTTcggttacagtggggaaaaagatcTAACATGCAGAAGTAAAATGTTGCCCCTAATTTTGACTTCTTGTCAATTCTGCTATACCATTTGACTTGTGATCACTTTGATTGTGTGTACTGAGTGGAACAGACACCTGGAGTGAAATGACAGCAGTAGTTATGAATTAAGAAAGTTATTCCATGTTAATACCAACAACGATTTTTATTTATGATTCATTTGTAATTTAATGTAATGAATGTGGAATATTATGCTCAGaaagaaatacactatatatacaaaagtatgtggacaccccttcaaattagtggattcggctatttcagccacatccgttgctgacaggtatattaaatcgagcacacagtcatggAATCTCCATGTGACAAACATTGGCAggagaatgaccttactgaagagctcagtgactttcaacgtggcaccgtcataagatgccacctttccaacaagtcaatttgtcaaatttctgtcctgctagagctgcccggtcaactgttagtgctgttattgtgaagtggaaacgtctaggagcaacaacggcccagccgcgaagtggtaggccacacaagctcacagaacgggaccgctgagtgttGAAGAGTGTtgaacctcaaccccatcgaacaactttgggatgaatatgaacgctgactgcgagccagccataatcgcccaacatcagtgcccgacctcagtaatgctcttgtggctgaatggaagcaagtccccgcagcaatgttccaacatctagtggaaagccttcccagaagagtggaggctgttatagcagcaaaaggggggacaaactctatattaatgcccatgattttggaatgagatgttcgatgaccaggtgtccacatactttttgtcaAGTAGTGTATCTTCAATTCCAGAGAGGTGCAGAGCTCGCTCGGACCGGCTGCTACGGTAGCACAGAGCAGAATCGTCTTAACATGTGGAGGGATTATTATAATGTGAATATAAATGAAAGTTGTCTTTCATCTCCAGGCGAGGCTCTGAATGCACCCAGGCTCTCTGCAGACTCAGTGGAGGCCGATTCATTGCAGTATTGAGTTCAGCATCGTTTTCAAAAGGGTGGGGAAATACATTGTTATAGGTTGCTCAATGTTATTATTCTAAATCTACGGTTATTTCTATTCCAGATTATGGTCCACACATCGGTCACGGTGACTACAGGTGGAGCTCCCGTGGGTCTGACTCATCCAGCCACTCAAGTTTCCTAGAGAGGTACAGTATAGACTCTGTAccatactatactctactgtaccatactatactctactatactatactatactatactatactatactatactatactatactatactatactatactctactctactctactgtaccatactatactctactctactctactatactatactatactatactgtactgtactgtactgtactatactatactatactatactatactatactatactatactatactatactatactctactgtactatactttaTACCATATCTCATCAtccctttctctcttccccctaAACATTGtcctgttttattttatttctgtcTTTTTTAGTGTTCGTTTTACTTCAATGTCCTCCTGTATGTTTGCAGCTGAGCGTTTGCTTGCTCGCCATGCCTGTGTAGGAGGTGTTGTTTTCttaccctcttctctcctcctcctcctctctcattgtGCTGCAGtcggtttccttttctctctccttagACTATAAATAGAGCGGCTCTCTAAGCTCTCTGCTTGTATGCTGCCTGTTCACGATCTGACTCTGACTTACAGTCTCTCTGTGTATTTGATTGGAGTGGGGAATCTAGTCCTATGTACTCCACAAGTCTCTCTCTTTACTGTCAGTACATCAGCTATTTACATAATTTCACTCAGAATACACATTAAATAACAGTACAGTATAACAGTATAACATTACAGTATAAAGGCACTGTTTTACTGTAATTTTGGATATCTGAAGCAGCACATACAGTTATTTCAAATTGCCACTTTCTCTGTGTGTCCACAGTGACCAGCTGGGAGTGTGTGAGCTTGCCGCCCGTGAGCGCTCCTTCAGCAGTGGAGAGAAGGCTGGTGCAGGAGACCTGCTGCAGACTGACTACTGTAAGGACACGACAGAGAGCGAACCGGACAGAGACATTGAGCTGGAGCTGTCTGTACTAGACATGGAGGACAGTGACATGCAGGACAACAGTCaacaatctgaggtgcagtgaAGTCtttatggctgcgtttacacaggcagtccaattctgatattttttccacaaattggtcttttgaccaatcacatcagatattttcacatcagatctttttcagatcgCATTGGTCAAGAGACAAGAATTGACAGAATtcggctgcctgtgtaaacgcagccaatgTCCTCTTAATgtgtctgattgattgattgattgattggttgattgataaTGTGTCTCTTTACTCCTAAGGGAGGATCTGTGTGGGAACTGTAATGTGGAACAATGGTACAGCACGGGCTTGAGTGATGTCATCTCTGTGCGACTGCTTTTCTATTACATCACTGACTGACTTCTTATCTGGATGTCCTAGGAGTCCCTTGAGCTGAGGGACCCccacctcctcacccctcccagCAGTGAACCCCAGAGGAGCCAGACAGACAAGCTGTCCGCTGACAAGATGGAGGCTCACCTGCTGAAGAAAATGGCCTTCAGGTGAGCTGGGTCAACAACTAACCTCGCCTCAACCAGTGTCTGGCAACACAAGACtaataaacactaaacacacCAGTAGCAAGGCTGAATATTGATGTGGTCCTTACCTCATCTAGGACattcaattaaattaaatcaaCTTTATTTATCCCCAAGGGGCAATTATTTTTGGCAAGCATGGTCATAACATGGTCATAACATGGTCATACACACATCACATACACTTGGGTGAGAAAACTTGGCATAAAATAAACATTTGTTCCCTTACTGCAGCTTCTCTGTTACTGTCAAGGAATATAAAATAGATCTCTTCTATTTCTTGTTCACTGATCGGAGCCCATATTGTACCTCTGTGTTCCAGGAAGTCTCTCTCCCCTGGTGGTCTGGGCTCAGGAGGCCTCAGTGTGGGGAAGCTGATGATGAGGACCGGCCCTCCAAGGCTGGGGGACATGGGCCCTCGCCCCAACACAGGCCCTGAGATGCTTCTCAACGGGAGTTGAGAGGGCAGAAACACCCCACCGCCATGCCCGGGGGTCCCGACCCAGTGCTACACAGCTTCTACAGCTGCTGTCACAGTCACATCTTAGGGTTGTATAGACCTGTATCATTAGACAGCGATCAGGTCTCACCCCCATAATATCACTAGTCAAAGGGTGCATGCTGTACAGTATGCTCCTTTAGACGACAGGTAGAGTCGTTTTCGAACATGACAAAGAGATACCTTTGGTTTAGACACAAACACCAATAGGCTCCATCACATTTCCTATTTTCTCACCCGGCAGGGTTTTCAATCATTtggtttcttgttttttttgttctTGGTTTTGATcagatgtttgtttgtgtgcgctGCTCGCTCTCCACTGACTTTAGGGATTATGATGATGGTGTTTAAAATGCTTCATATGGCATCCAATAGTCTTCTATTCATTAGTTCTACAATGTTTCCAAGGTAACGAAGGTGCTCAGCACTATTGGGTGTAAAGGCTATCAGCATCTGTTGACGTTGGATGATAACTTTAACAATACAATACTATGTATCTGTAGTCATAGGAATAATATTTGCATGTAGAAAATTACAAGTCTTTACTTTCAAAAGGATAGTGCTAATTGAACAGGGTTTTTAGGTCATGAAAGAGGTTAAAAGTTGAACAGGAAGAAATGACAGATACCAACACAAGATGTTGCTTTCCTCTAGTCCAACTCTCATCTACTTTAGACACTGTAGTAGCCTTTCAACTGTACCTAAGGCTTGGCTGTTTTACCCTGTATGCAGTATCATTTGTTGGTCTCAAGCATTTCATAGACGATATTCAAGATGATGATGATCAATCAGATATCTCACCGATGTCACCGCTGTCACGTGTATGCACAATTGTGGCCTTTCTTTTTTAGCTGTTTGTAAAATATCCCCTTATATTTAGGCCTAGCCATCGGGTTAATTCATGGAAAACACCAAGAAGTGCAACATGTATCAACAATCCTAAATATGATCAACAGATGGCACCATCATTTCTTGCTATAGTCTGAGCAACTGCATCCAGTGATTGAATCGTACTGATCTACTGCATATGAAATAATAGGTCATACTGACATTTATCTGTGCACTGGAATCTCATGACATATCAGCTCTTTTTGGTTCTGTGCATCAAACTCATAACCTGTGTTTACTATAACAGAGGATCTTCAAATCACCAGGCGAATCTAGTGTTCCTTCATGCTGTCTTTGTTTTGTCTCTGGTCTAACTTTTTACAAATCTGTTTCGTTTTTGTTTTCTTTGAAGCATTGCTAACTTCCGTGAAGTTGTTTGTCGAAATATTTTGTATCAGGATCTctgttttgtttatttatttttatttttaagaaatgAAACCAATTCATCAGTCTGTCTCTATGTTCATGTTTTGAGCAGGGTTGTTCCTGCTGGTCAACGGTCAAACCAATACAGTCCATCATCGTTTTGTGATCGCTATAAATGGTCATGCATTGGCCTAAAAGGGTCAGTGTTATTTTACTGCAGTTTTGTGCACTGAACGTTCTGTTTGCTGTCTTCTCCTGCCTGTGGGGGTGAAGAGATTCGGGTGATGCTATGTGTTACAGCACTTAGGAAAACTCTCCTATTTATAATAGGGTTAATTTTTTTACGGTCTGAAAGGAGGCAGATAGTAGTGAGTGAGACACAACTTGACCAGCGCTTCCTAACCCTTAAGGACTGCCCTACAGACATGCAGTCATACAGTATATTCCCTCTCTCACAAGGACTGTCGATGGTCAATACATTGTAAGCCTACTGTAAGCATTACTCGCCTAATATATGTATGTTGTTTGTTTCCCTGATCCTGTTTAAGCTCAACAGGGCCCTTTGGTGGGCACACATAGGAGGTCTGGCCCTAAAGGAGACATGGCAGCGGTCAGGGCGTCTCTTAAGGTTTAGAGCTGGTCAAATTGAAGGGTAGTATGGTGTTGTGATTATAGGCTGCTCTGCCTCCTGTAGTTCAGGTTTGTTCCAGCAGGGAGTACTAGAGCCCAGTCTCTGCAGCCCTCAGGGAGGAGTTCTATTGCTAAGCTACTGATCTGATCGCATCTTCAGCACTGAATATAATGGGTGATGAGCGCAAATATTTACATTAATAATCTTGTTTAATGTAACTTTTCACCACATAAATGTGTTCAAGGAGGGATTTATCATTTTGCTGTAATGtttattttctttgtttttattcTTTACCAATATTTGTATTATAACCCTGGTGGGAAGGGGTTGGGTACAATAAAAACAGTCTTTGGAGTTATGTAGATAGAATGAGTCCCCTGTGTGTTCCAGTGCCTGTCTAATGAAGCACTGGTGTAAGGATCTGATCGCACTTCCCACCCCATCACTGCCAGATGTTCTTACTACCCACTATTCAGCCAGTGTAACCCTACACCCCCAGGTCATGCATGCTAGTCCCTCTTGTTGTTATGGCGAAGGAGGAATGATTCTGTAGTTGTGATACAACACACCCAGCGCTGTAAGTGTTCTGCACATGCCCACTGTGTGGCCACGCCAAATATTGTAGTCTGCCTGCAGGATTTTACTGTTTACTGCTTCTGAAATGCTTTAATATTGATTATGatcaatgtattattattattaatattattattattattattattacttactACCATCATTGGTTGTGTTGTAGTATTTTTCTCTGGATGTAGTATTTTTCTGCTTCTTCAGTAGAATTTTTAAAATTTGCTGAATAGTTAACAACGTTAGCCAAGAATGGTCTAATGTAAGGGGGAAACATTTGCCTGTTTGTCAATTGTACAACTATGATGGAACTGATTTATGTCTGTATTAGACATTTTCTTTGCAAATCTATTGTTCGATTGAAATTGAAATGAAATAAAAGATGGTACACACAGCCATCATTATTGTATACAGCTGGCACCATCGTTAGATGGACTTACTGCTCATTTACAACAATATGTAATCAGATATTTAAATAaatattgttatagagggacaaaTAAATGTTTCAGAATGAGGGAACCTAAAAATGTCCACATACATGAATAATATGTATtccatttatttcatttgaaatATCACTTTGTGAAAGGTTTCCTTTCTCTTATCTAATGGCATTGCAAGGcgggtttggtttggtctgatgTATGTTTTCAGATGTGACCAGCCAATTGCCTGACTTGTTGATTCTCTTTGTTTCCTGTTTGCTCTTTCACTGACAGCGTGGCCAAGCAGAATACTCTGATACTATTTGGATGAATCAGTATTACCTGTGAAATCAGAGGGAGATGTCAGTACCTGAAACATTGCATGCTAAAATAAAGGAAAAACCAAACTAATAATGTGACAGTGTCCTGTTTCAACTGATTTGTGATCAAGTGCAAGTGTGAATGACACCGTGGCGCCATCTTGTGGTCTTTGGTGGGCTGTGACTATTCAGTTTCATGTGCTACGGTTACCTGATACCTATCCTACTCACTTTCCCTCCAGCTCTAGTTAAACAGAATATGTCAGAGGTAGATACAAACTTTTCTGATGTAACATTTCACACTCTTTAGTGCAGGAACATGATGAAACAATACTTGATATTTTGGTGTTGCAAAACCTGCAAGACCTGCATTTTGATTCTGACACAATGTTTCCTCAGGGTTAGGGGACCAGTGGGGAGTTCCACAGATATGCAACAGGAACCATATGTTCATCATCCACCTTTAATGGTGAAACCCTGATCTTTACCAAATTTCCATCGCAGGTTCACTAGTATGACAAccccaccactcttgtcaagtgGGCGCAACAGTGTCTCTACTTTCTTAgacggctgaagaaattcggcatgccaccccgggtcctctccaaatactaccgctacaccatcgagagcgtcctgaccgaTTGCATCACGTACGGGAATTGCTCCGTCTATGACCGTAAGGCCCTCCAGAGGTtggtgaagacggcccagtacatcaccgtgctcccacccatccagaaCATCTACTCAAAACGCTGCCTGAGGAAGGCCCGctgcatcatcaaggaccccacacaccccaaccacaagctgttcactcccttacctCGTGCAGACGTATTGTAGCATTgtagcatgaggtctgataccaacagggtcaaagacagtttctatctacaagctatcagactgctgaacacttgaactggactgaccacctgcactgactctccacaccttagcacacatgcactcactcatgcacacacccacacagacatacacacacacacacacatcacaattgctgctaccagactcgTATTACTGTTGCTAAATaatgcacaatttaaacacttgtcctccaatccccccttcccccaaaacacatgtaaatattgAAGAACACCATGGTAACGATAGTTACCAGagttgtaactccagttctatgagtggagctccgtcccataggggagctctgctcctattggtttaccccgctgcctaggcagcgaacAGCCTGTGACAAAATAATGCACctacctgcagccaataggagtacaggtgtccctataagaggggacgcttcccctcaatcagcctccgagaaattatcttcagcgagactggagggtcggcagggccttaagtcctgtGGGGCTcagctccactcatagaactggagttacaactCCGGTAACTATTGTTCTATATCTTGGAGCTctgccccataggggagctctgctcctattggtttaaggcagagcgcaacgctccaaaatgtactccctgccaaGCCCAACACTTCCCACTTAAATGAAAAGGtcgggcctagcaatggctgcgaccaAGTCCCACAGTACTGTGACACACTGTGTCACAATATACTGTGTCCTCGGTACAAATCCGCCCtacctagtccaatggcattgccaatgtctagtgggcagataaccagaatatgagccatactaatctgaaccagcagatagatggtacctcaATATCCTGTTAAACAaaaccgaccactaatggaatgacacaaagtgtcactctacattgtgtatAAGGTAATCCACCACACTCAATCTATGGATCCCCAAAGATTAGTGGCAGACTCCAGaacatgagtcatactaatctgaacaagcagatagatgacgtcacaaTTCCGTCAATATTATATGACCAGTCTAATAGTAATGTAAACAAAGTTACAAACACTATTTCCCTCATCATTCTcccagttctatatcgtggagctccgccccataggggagctctgctcctattggtttac
It encodes the following:
- the rc3h2 gene encoding roquin-2 isoform X2; amino-acid sequence: MPVQAAQWTEFLSCPICYNEFDSSGHKPISLGCSHTMCKTCLHKLHRKACPFDQTAISTDIDLLPVNCALLQLVGAQVLESQPVTLSSAVEVEHYEVCRVCVEELALYLKPISGGKGVVTLSPSALSRPMQRKLVTLVNCQLVEEEGRVRAVRAGRSLGERTVTELILQHQNPQQLSANLWAAVRARGCQFLGPAMQEDALKLVLLALEEGSALSRKVLVLFVVQKLEARFPQASKTSIGHVVQLLYRASCFKVTKRDEDSSLMQLKEEFRTYEALRREHDAQIVHIAMEAGLRISPEQWSSLLYGDLIHKSHMQSIIDKLQSPESFAKSVQELIIVLQRTGDPANLNSLRPHLELLANIDHNPDATSPSWEELESVMLAVKVMVDGLVEFIQNFSKKSHETPQPQPNSKYKTSMCRDLRQQGGCPRGSNCTFAHTQDELEKMRNKKISGVGRSFPLAQGSMGSEGGDSGEEACAGGLKGSDKVGLGSLTERSTHPQLIPRGGDMMEEMKRERSVLNGSNGFTGSSRSSSGSMEQKSVSPPKTPVNHSSAPSPHGMGSRVECGSGHPKQGHFLMRGPPPQPPPHQPQSSELYYQDPRPPYDTQPYQPASNYYTSTMHPHKPCMARFLRSSHVLESSLPPSMAPPYSEQHPSFPQPRERAGPSPYGPPPAPQYGPLAPAHGGYAPLYDSRRIWRPQLYHREDARSNSLPPEVLHSSVYQPPLRERYASLDSPYCSAGEHRAALHRDSYGRVPLGYEDLFKRKQEQWAHHHHVNMNRSSQSSPVFTVDFGAEHDSGGDQCMNCKYRGEESLAHYSPWSCGTISTCISPFEPEHHNASAHSCSQHSAVDNGEGKRWLHTFEPYRRLKDEDPIIPFGEGPIISKWGAISRASRTGYHTTDPVQATACQRSNSTTPINFRDYGPHIGHGDYRWSSRGSDSSSHSSFLESDQLGVCELAARERSFSSGEKAGAGDLLQTDYCKDTTESEPDRDIELELSVLDMEDSDMQDNSQQSEESLELRDPHLLTPPSSEPQRSQTDKLSADKMEAHLLKKMAFRKSLSPGGLGSGGLSVGKLMMRTGPPRLGDMGPRPNTGPEMLLNGS
- the rc3h2 gene encoding roquin-2 isoform X1, with translation MPVQAAQWTEFLSCPICYNEFDSSGHKPISLGCSHTMCKTCLHKLHRKACPFDQTAISTDIDLLPVNCALLQLVGAQVLESQPVTLSSAVEVEHYEVCRVCVEELALYLKPISGGKGVVTLSPSALSRPMQRKLVTLVNCQLVEEEGRVRAVRAGRSLGERTVTELILQHQNPQQLSANLWAAVRARGCQFLGPAMQEDALKLVLLALEEGSALSRKVLVLFVVQKLEARFPQASKTSIGHVVQLLYRASCFKVTKRDEDSSLMQLKEEFRTYEALRREHDAQIVHIAMEAGLRISPEQWSSLLYGDLIHKSHMQSIIDKLQSPESFAKSVQELIIVLQRTGDPANLNSLRPHLELLANIDHNPDATSPSWEELESVMLAVKVMVDGLVEFIQNFSKKSHETPQPQPNSKYKTSMCRDLRQQGGCPRGSNCTFAHTQDELEKYRMRNKKISGVGRSFPLAQGSMGSEGGDSGEEACAGGLKGSDKVGLGSLTERSTHPQLIPRGGDMMEEMKRERSVLNGSNGFTGSSRSSSGSMEQKSVSPPKTPVNHSSAPSPHGMGSRVECGSGHPKQGHFLMRGPPPQPPPHQPQSSELYYQDPRPPYDTQPYQPASNYYTSTMHPHKPCMARFLRSSHVLESSLPPSMAPPYSEQHPSFPQPRERAGPSPYGPPPAPQYGPLAPAHGGYAPLYDSRRIWRPQLYHREDARSNSLPPEVLHSSVYQPPLRERYASLDSPYCSAGEHRAALHRDSYGRVPLGYEDLFKRKQEQWAHHHHVNMNRSSQSSPVFTVDFGAEHDSGGDQCMNCKYRGEESLAHYSPWSCGTISTCISPFEPEHHNASAHSCSQHSAVDNGEGKRWLHTFEPYRRLKDEDPIIPFGEGPIISKWGAISRASRTGYHTTDPVQATACQRSNSTTPINFRDYGPHIGHGDYRWSSRGSDSSSHSSFLESDQLGVCELAARERSFSSGEKAGAGDLLQTDYCKDTTESEPDRDIELELSVLDMEDSDMQDNSQQSEESLELRDPHLLTPPSSEPQRSQTDKLSADKMEAHLLKKMAFRKSLSPGGLGSGGLSVGKLMMRTGPPRLGDMGPRPNTGPEMLLNGS